The genomic DNA ATGATCAGGAGTTCCGGATCATTCAGCAACAATTGGGCAATCCCGATTCTCCGCTTCATGCCGCCGGAAAAACTTTTCAACTTCTTATTGGCGTGTTCTGTCATGTTGACCGCTTCGAGGGCGGACATGACGCTTGTTTGGACATCCTGTTTTGGCACCCCTTTGACGGTCGCGAGATAACTTAAAAATTTAGCGGCGGTAAAGTTGCTGTAGATTGGCGTGTCTTGCGGAAGATAGCCGATTTTTTCACGGTACGCGTCAGCAAGCGGCGACATTTCTTGTCCGTCGACAAGAATCTTACCCGTTGATGGTTTAAGCAATCCTGCTAAAATCTTCATCAATGTTGACTTACCTGCCCCGTTTTCTCCGAACAATGCATACACGCCCGGTTCTAACGTGATATTGGCATCCATCAATGCCTTTTTTCCATTCAGATATGTTTTTGAAGTGTTTTGAATCTCAATCTTCATCCCATTTGACTCCTTGTGTTCATTATTTAATCTAGCATCTTACACATTATACAAAATTTGTATCTTTAAGTGTAATGGATTTCAAATAAATGTTTTTTCTATAATGGGTATTCTTTGAATTCAAATGAGAGCGTATGCAGAAAGGAGTTCTGACTATGGAACAGACCAACCCATTTACTTTAATCAATCAGGCAGTCATGAGTTACGGTCTTGACTTTCAATCCCTTGAAGTTGAACCCGTCTCTTTAACAACCTACGGCAAACACGGAGATTTACACTACAAAATCCTGATTGACGGACACCCCTATTCGATACGCTTGTTGCCGAAAAAGCGTTATATCGAGTCTTCTCTTCCACAATCTACATCGGATATCCTTACGCTACAGTTACGATACACCGATTATTTGCGCACGCAGGGCATTCCGTTCATGGAGCGTGTGAAACCGGCGAACGAAGCTTTTTTTACGACCATCACGGATCCGGTCGGACTACATTGGACATGTTGTCTGTTCCACTGGATGGACGGACACCACGTAACGGCAAATACGATACATACGGCGGCTCGGATGGGCACGT from Exiguobacterium sibiricum 7-3 includes the following:
- a CDS encoding ABC transporter ATP-binding protein, coding for MKIEIQNTSKTYLNGKKALMDANITLEPGVYALFGENGAGKSTLMKILAGLLKPSTGKILVDGQEMSPLADAYREKIGYLPQDTPIYSNFTAAKFLSYLATVKGVPKQDVQTSVMSALEAVNMTEHANKKLKSFSGGMKRRIGIAQLLLNDPELLIIDEPTAGLDPKERIHFRNLIASIARKRIVLLSTHIVSDVGSIAREIILMKQGRIIKQANPYELLDEIATEIWTVDVTDQELLDLQETYQIGSIQQTRQGKNRVRIISSQLPHPKAVQDEPQLEDLYLYHLDGRGKSA